From the Saimiri boliviensis isolate mSaiBol1 chromosome X, mSaiBol1.pri, whole genome shotgun sequence genome, one window contains:
- the INTS6L gene encoding integrator complex subunit 6-like isoform X3 has product MSELKNLQASGLTTLGQALRSSFDLLNLNRLISGIDNYGQGRNPFFLEPSILITITDGNKLTSTAGVQEELHLPLNSPLPGSELTKEPFRWDQRLFALVLRLPGVASTEPEQLGSVPTDESAITQMCEVTGGRSYCVRTQRMLNQCLESLVQKVQSGVVINFEKTGPDPLPIGEDGLMDSSRPSNSFAAQPWHSCHKLIYVRPNSKTGVPVGHWPIPESFWPDQNLPSLPPRTSHPVVRFSCVDCEPMVIDKLPFDKYELEPSPLTQYILERKSPHTCWQVFVTSSGKYNELGYPFGYLKASTTLTCVNLFVMPYNYPVLLPLLDDLFKVHKLKPNLKWRQAFDSYLKTLPPYYLLPLKKALRMMGAPNLISDNLDCGLSYSVISYLKKLSQQTKLESERILASVGKKPPQETGIKVKNHSGGGMSLTHNKNFRKLLKEITGETALRLTELNTKEFAGFQVGLLNKDLKPQTYRNAYDIPRRGLLDQLTRMRSNLLKTHKFIVGQDEDSLHSVPVAQMGNYQEYLKTLVSPLREIDPDQPKRLHTFGNPFKQDKKGMMIDEADEFVAGPQNKVKRPGEPNSPMSSKRRRSMSLLLRKPQTPPTITNHVGGKGPPSALWFPSYPNLIKPTLVHTDATIIHHGHEEKMENGQTPPDGFLSKSAPSELINMTGDGMPPNQLDSLSDDFTSLSKDGLIQKPDSNTFVGRAKNCNLPVDDQKETGASTLETMPNALQITPAMAQGINADIKHQLMKEVRKFGRKYERIFILLEEVQGPLEMKKQFVEFTIKEAARFKRRVLIQYLEKVLEKIDSHHLLNNVNHINSRSSC; this is encoded by the exons ggAAGAAATCCATTTTTTTTAGAACCATCTATTTTAATTACCATCACAGATGGAAACAAGTTAACAAGTACTGCTGGTGTTCAAGAAgag CTCCATCTTCCTTTGAATTCCCCTCTGCCTGGAAGTGAACTAACCAAAGAACCTTTTCGTTGGGATCAAAGGTTATTTGCCCTGGTGTTGCGTTTGCCTGGAGTGGCTTCTACCGAACCAGAGCAATTAGGGAGTGTACCAACTGATGAATCTGCCATCACACAGATGTGTGAAGTCACAGGAG GTCGCTCCTACTGTGTGAGAACACAAAGAATGTTGAATCAATGTTTAGAATCTCTAGTTCAAAAAGTTCAGAGTGGTGtagttattaattttgaaaaaacgGGACCAGATCCACTTCCTATTGGAGAAG ATGGACTTATGGATTCATCTAGGCCAAGCAATTCATTTGCTGCTCAGCCATGGCATAGTTGTCATAAACTCATTTATGTACGACCTAACTCTAAAACTGGTGTTCCTGTTGGACATTGGCCAATTCCAGAATCTTTTTGGCCAGATCAGAATTTACCTTCACTA cCTCCACGAACATCTCATCCTGTTGTGAGGTTCTCCTGTGTAGATTGTGAGCCAATGGTAATAGACAAACTTCCTTTTGACAAATATGAACTTGAACCTTCGCCCTTAACTCAGTATATCTTGGAACGAAAGTCTCCCCATACCTGCTGGCAG GTATTTGTTACTAGCAGTGGAAAGTACAATGAACTTGGATATCCATTTGGTTATTTAAAAGCCAGTACAACTTTAACTTGTGTAAACCTCTTTGTGATGCCTTATAACTACccagttttacttcctcttttaG atgactTGTTTAAAGTTCACAAGCTTAAGCCAAATCTGAAGTGGCGACAGGCTTTTGACAGCTACTTAAAAACTCTGCCTCCATACTACCTATta CCATTAAAGAAAGCACTAAGGATGATGGGAGCTCCAAATCTGATATCAGATAATTTAGATTGTGGACTTAGTTACAGTGTTATCTCTTACCTTAAAAAACTCAGCCAACAG ACCAAACTAGAGTCAGAACGAATACTAGCATCAGTGGGGAAGAAACCTCCCCAGGAAACTGGAATTAAAGTGAAAAATCATTCCGGAGGTGGCATGTCCTTGactcacaataaaaattttagaaaactattGAAAGAAATCACAGGGGAAACTGCACTTAGACTGACAGAATTGAATACCAAAGAATTTGCTGGCTTCCAAGTTGGGCTCTTAAACAAG GATTTGAAACCTCAGACATATAGAAATGCTTATGATATTCCCCGTAGAGGTCTTTTAGACCAGCTGACCAGAATGAGATCCAATCTGCTGAAAACGCACAAGTTTATTGTTGGACAAGATGAAG ATTCCCTTCATAGTGTTCCAGTTGCACAAATGGGTAACTATCAGGAATATCTGAAGACATTGGTTTCTCCACTACGAGAGATTGATCCAGACCAACCCAAAAGACTGCATACTTTTGGCAATCCATTTAAACAGGATAAGAAG GGAATGATGATTGAtgaagcagatgagtttgtagcaGGGCCACAAAACAAAGTGAAACGTCCAGGAGAACCCAACAGTCCTATGTCATCTAAGAGAAGGCGGAGTATGTCCCTGCTGTTGAGGAAACCACAAACACCACCTACTATAACTAACCATGTGGGCGGAAAGGGACCACCCTCAGCCTTGTGGTTCCCATCTTATCCAAACCTCATAAAACCCACCCTTGTACATACAG ATGCTACCATCATTCATCATGGCCATGAGGAGAAGATGGAAAATGGTCAGACCCCACCTGATGGCTTCCTGTCAAAATCTGCTCCATCAGAGCTTATAAATATGACAGGAGATGGTATGCCACCCAACCAGTTGGATTCTCTTTCTGACGACTTCACGAGTCTCAGCAAAGATGGGCTGATTCAAAAACCTGATAGTAACACATTTGTAGGAAGAGCCAAAAACTGCAATCTCCCTGTAGATGACCAAAAAGAGACAGGAGCATCTACATTGGAAACTATGCCGAATGCTTTGCAAATCACTCCTGCTATGGCACAAGGAATCAATGCTGATATAAAACATCAATTAATGAAAGAAGTTCGAAAGTTTGGACGAA aatatgaaagaattttcattttgcttgAAGAAGTGCAGGGACCTCTGGAGATGAAGAAACAGTTTGTTGAATTTACCATCAAGGAAGCCGCAAG